GACGCACGAACAGGCGTCCTCTCACTTCGCGGCCAGCGCGGGCGCAGCCGGGCGCGACCGGAACATCGTGGCTCCCGTGGCCTGCTCGGCCTCGTGGTCCGGTCCCAGCGGAATCCCCGATCGATCCCGCAGACACAGCGTCGCGATGCCGCCGAGGAGCGAGGCCACCAGGAGGTAGGCCGACACGGCCACGGTCGTACCGGTCCTGTCGAGCAGCAACTGGGCGATCATCGGTGCGAACGCACCACCCAGCACCGCGCCGATCGCGTAGGTGATCGAGACGCCCGAGAAGCGGATCGAGGCGGGGAAGATCTCGGAGTACCAGGCGGCCAGCGGTCCGTAGGTGAGGCCCAGTCCGGTCGAGATGAGGACGAGCGCGGTGTACAGCCCCGGGAGACCTCCGTGGTCGACGAGCCAGAACACGGGGAAGACGACGAGAGCCTGCAGGGCGAAACCGATCAGGAAGGTGCTCCGCCGCCCGATCACGTCGGAGAGGTACCCGGCGAGGAGCGTCGAGAAGAACCAGACGACGGCGGCCACCGACGCGGCGACGAGCACCGCCGTGGTGTCGAGGCTCTGCACGTTGATCGCATAGCTGTTGAGGAAGCCACCCGTCGTCATGTACCCGAGCGTGCCGTTGCCCGCGAACACGAGGGCGGCCAGGAGCACCAGATACCAGTGGCGCCGGAACAGGGTCACGATCGGCGCCTGGGACTGCCGTCCGCGGCGTGCGATCTCCGCGAAGACGGGGCTCTCCGACACGGAGCGCCGGATGACGAACCCGACGGCGATGAGCACGACGCTCACCAGGAACGGCACGCGCCAGCCCCACTCCAGGTACGCGGCACCCGGGGTGATGACGCCGGTCATGAGGGCCGTCACTCCGGAGGCGAGGAGGAAGCCGAGGGGCACCCCGAGCTGGGGCCACGACCCCGCGCGCCCTCGACGGTCGGCCGGGGCATGCTCGACGGCCATCAGCACCGCGCCTCCCCACTCACCGCCGGCCGAGAGACCCTGGAGGATCCGGAGCAGCAGGAGGAGGATCGGCGCGGCGATCCCGATCTGGGCGTACGTCGGCAACAGACCGATGAGGGTGGTGGCCGCTCCCATCAGCACGAGGGTGAGGACGAGCATCGTGCGCCGCCCCAGGACGTCGCCGAAGTGCCCGGCCAGGAAGGCGCCGAGCGGACGGAAGAGGAAGGAGATGCCGACCGTGGCGAAGGAGAGCAGCAGGCCGATCTCCTTGCCGGCGGGTTGGAAGAAGAGCTGTGCGAAGACGAGCCCGGCGCTCGTCGCGTAGATGAAGAAGTCGTACCACTCGATGGTCGTGCCGATGATCGTCGCGAAGGCGATGCGGCGCTGCGAGCTGGCGTTGCCTGATGCGGAAGAGGAGGTCATGGTCGTCCCTAACGTCGTTGTCCCCCTCGCGAGCGAGGGGATCGGGATGTGTCCCTCTCATCGTGAGGGCGGGGACTCTGTACGTAAATCGCACTTCTTCGTGGTTATAGTTCAGGTGAGCGGAAGAGGAATCGAGGGGAGCCGTCATGTCCGACGTGAGCATGAGGCAGCTCGAGCTGTTCGCCGCCCTGCCCAACTTCCCGACCCTCAGCGCCGCGGCAGCTCATCTGCACATCTCGGAATCGGCGCTGTCCCAGGCGGTGACGAGCCTGGAGCGGGCGGTCGGCGCCCAGCTCTGCGTGCGACGGAAGGCACGCGGCCTCACTCTGACGCCGACCGGTCAGCAGTTCGCCAAGCAGGCCCGTCGGATCGTCGCGGATGCTCAGGAGCTCGTCCTCGACGCGCGCCGCGGCACCGAGCTGCGCGGCCCGGTCACGCTCGGGTGCTACGCCAGCTTCGCGACCAGCGTGGTTCCGGAGCTGCTCGAAGGCTTCCCGAAGCGCCATCCGGGCGTGCAGCTCGAGATCATGATCGGCACGAACGAGGAACTCCTCGCGGCACTCGACGCGGGAGACCTCGATGTGGCGCTCGTGTACAACGTGTCCCTGCCCGCCGGATACCGTCGTCGGCGGATCTATGCCACCGAGCTCGAGGTCCACCTGCCGCCCACGCACCCGCTGGCCGATGCGGCGACCCTGGACCTGCCGGACCTCGCCGACGAGCCCTACATCCAGTACGACGCCAGCCCGGGGACGCGCAACGTCATCGATGCCTTCACCGCGCGCGGACTCGAGCCCCGGATCGAGGCCCGCGTCAGCCAGCTCGCCCTCGTCGAAGCCCTCGTGGGCCGAGGCCTGGGCTACGGCCTCCTCATGTCCCGCCCCAACACCCTGCCCGTGAGCAGCGAGGGACGCCCGGTCGTGATCCGCCCCCTGGACCCCCCGGTGACGGTCTCCCACGTCGTGGGGATCTGGCCGGCGGACATGACCCTGACGTCGCGTGCCGATGCCCTCCTCGACTTCGCGGTGGAGAAGCTCGGCGACTACGGACGCGCGGACGTGCGGACACCTGTTCCCTGATCCGTTCCTCGCCGTCGGCGACGGCGGGTCGCGATCAGCACGGCCCCGAGGAGCACGAGCAGACCACCGGCGCCTGCCATCACGACCGTCGCCGGCGCGAGCCCTGTCGTGGCCAGGTCGGAGGCCGCCCCGCCTTCCGATCCGGTCGCCGGGCCGGGGCCTCCGTCCGTTCCGCGATCCGGGTTCTCCGGTTCCGGTTCGGGTTCGGGCTCGGGCTCGGGCCCCGGGTCGTAGACGTTCGTGACCGTGCACACGGTGTCCATCCCGGCCGTGACCTCGACGACGTCGCCCTCCAGCGCTCCCCCGGTGCACGCCCAGCCGTCGCTGCGGTAGTCCGCTGTGGGCGCCCCCGCGACCGCCCGCTCCGAGAGCCGGAACGCACCGGCGCCGAGCGGAGCGAGGGTCACCGCGGTCTCTCCGGACGCCCCCTCGATGCGCGGACGCGGGAACTGCCCGCCGCCGATGGCGCGCAGGGTCCAGTCCGTGGCGTCGGCGGGCCCGGTCGGCGCCCCGGGGCCGACCCCGACGATGGCCTTCCGAAGCGTCAGGGTTCCGCCGACGAACGTGTTGGTCGCGGTGCAGATCGCGTCCTCCCCGAACCCCAGCGTCGCCGTGGTCCCGTCCCAGGCGGTGCCCGTGCAGGACCACTCGCCCTCGTAGCCGCTCGGGCCGTCCTCGGAGAAGATGTAGTCGCCCGGCGGAAGCTGCATGTCGGTGACGAACTCCGAGCCGCTGGGACCGGAGAGAGCCGCATTGCCCGGACCGCGGGCCTTCAGCTCGAAGTCCGCAGGCACTGCTCGGCCGCGCTCGCCGTTCACCACCTGCTTGACCAGCGTGAGGCTGGGCGTGATCGATGCGTTGGTGAGGATGCACACCACGTCCTTGGACGGAGGAACCTGGACGACATCCCCGGACACGGACCCGCCCGAGCAGTTCCACCCGAGAGGGTCGTAGCCGGATGGGCCTCCCGTCTCGCCGAGGGTCCACGCGCCGGGGGCGACCGCCGCCTGCGTGACAGCCGGGGAGTTGGCGGGCCCCGACACCGTGGCGGCGCCGTCGGTCGCGGTCAGCGTCCAGGCCGAGGGCAGGGCCGGCGTGCCGAAGGCGGAGGCGACCTGCTTGCGCAGCGTCAGGGTCGACTCGGTCCATCGATTCGTGACGGTGCAGATCACACTCTCCAACGGCACGACCTCCACGGTGTCGCCCGTGCCGACCGGAGTGCCCTCGTCATCGACGCACGACCAGCCCTCGCTCGTATAGGAGCCCGCCTCCGGAGCGGTACTGGCCTCCGACAGGGTGAAGGTCCCCGGTGCCACCGCCGCGAAGCTGACCTTGCCCGAGCCGGAGGCGCCGCTGATGACGGTGTCGGCCGATCTCGCGGTGAGCTCCCAGTCCTGCGCGGTGAGCGGGCCGCCGCCCGCGTTCACGACGTTCTTCACCAGGGTGAGCTGGCCGACCTCGAGGGTGTTCGTGACCGTGCATGTCACGTCCGCTCCGGCGCCGACCGTCACGGTGTCGGTCGCCAGGGCGCCGCCCGTGCACGACCACGGGCCGGCCGCATACCCGGCGGGGCCATCCGCCTCGGCGAGCGCGTAGTCGCCGACCGGCACCGGGACGCGGGAGACGGCAGCGGATCCGGAGGCACCGGTGACCGTTTCCGGTCCTGCAGCCGTCAGGGTCCAGTCGGACGGCGGTTGGTCGCTGCCCACCACGTTCTTGACGAGGGTGAGCCAGCCGCCCGCGAAGGTGTTGGTGATGCGGCAGGTGATGTCGGAGCTTTCGCGCACGAAGAGGAGGCCGCCGTCGATGCCGCCGTCGCTCGTGGCGTCGACGCAGGTCCACGCGCCTCCGCTGTATCCGGCAGGGCCGCTCTCGGCGAGCGTGTAGGCGCCGGGGTCGATGGAGGCGTGGTCGACGGCGTCCGAGCCGGAGGGACCGGAGATCCGCTCGGGTCCGCTCGCGCTCAGCACGAAGTCCGACGGGGCGGCCAACGGGTATCCGGTGGCTGCCGGGTCGACGACCTCCTTGACGAGCGTCAGGTGGGGCAGATCCCCGGTGTTCGTGATCTGACAGGTCACCGCACCGCCGAGCGTCATCTCGAACTGGTCGCCGCTCACGGGGACCTCGGCGACCTCTCCGGTCGTCAGATCCCGCCGCTCGCACGTCCACGGCCCCGGCACGTAGCTCCCCGGTCCGCCGAACTCGCTCAACGTGTAGACGCCGATCCGGGCGGGCTGGTTCTGCACTTCGGCCGAGCCTCCCACCCCCTCGATGGTCGACGGTCCCTGGGCCCGCAGCGTCCACTCCGACGGGGCCGCGCCGCCGCC
This genomic stretch from Microbacterium sp. Nx66 harbors:
- a CDS encoding MFS transporter; the protein is MTSSSASGNASSQRRIAFATIIGTTIEWYDFFIYATSAGLVFAQLFFQPAGKEIGLLLSFATVGISFLFRPLGAFLAGHFGDVLGRRTMLVLTLVLMGAATTLIGLLPTYAQIGIAAPILLLLLRILQGLSAGGEWGGAVLMAVEHAPADRRGRAGSWPQLGVPLGFLLASGVTALMTGVITPGAAYLEWGWRVPFLVSVVLIAVGFVIRRSVSESPVFAEIARRGRQSQAPIVTLFRRHWYLVLLAALVFAGNGTLGYMTTGGFLNSYAINVQSLDTTAVLVAASVAAVVWFFSTLLAGYLSDVIGRRSTFLIGFALQALVVFPVFWLVDHGGLPGLYTALVLISTGLGLTYGPLAAWYSEIFPASIRFSGVSITYAIGAVLGGAFAPMIAQLLLDRTGTTVAVSAYLLVASLLGGIATLCLRDRSGIPLGPDHEAEQATGATMFRSRPAAPALAAK
- a CDS encoding LysR family transcriptional regulator; protein product: MSDVSMRQLELFAALPNFPTLSAAAAHLHISESALSQAVTSLERAVGAQLCVRRKARGLTLTPTGQQFAKQARRIVADAQELVLDARRGTELRGPVTLGCYASFATSVVPELLEGFPKRHPGVQLEIMIGTNEELLAALDAGDLDVALVYNVSLPAGYRRRRIYATELEVHLPPTHPLADAATLDLPDLADEPYIQYDASPGTRNVIDAFTARGLEPRIEARVSQLALVEALVGRGLGYGLLMSRPNTLPVSSEGRPVVIRPLDPPVTVSHVVGIWPADMTLTSRADALLDFAVEKLGDYGRADVRTPVP